The proteins below are encoded in one region of Ornithinimicrobium avium:
- a CDS encoding peptidoglycan-binding domain-containing protein yields MRAGGGPVRRGSGAVGRLAAAAALAGILAVTPGLSASADDAPGAVDSAGQDQAGIPATTAPAPTPTLGGAGYGTNGGFGGAATFAPVPIDPSLVPDPPVNKDLPEQVDEKGPFEQQVSCDPEDRPGVTAFALLVSEHYDRPTFFGSRPCIDYASFHHDGRALDWPLNVWDHSDVQIADAVILWLTGNDGEMANRFGIEYLIWNGLIWSQERGWQYYTGNPHTDHIHFSFTWDGAEMRTSWWTGVAVTQPDLGPCDVIPWQYAPLHTVPRVDPCPVEDAPAAPSTGIGRVRPGESGAGVSMLQKLLDLPETGVLDGTTRAALLDWQSEHHVPMTGVADDFTYAVALGWDLAPLPDAALGVARKAWQTSEFTPYLRTTLTEGEQGKAVKVLQTAIGAEPDGSFGPRTAKALARWEKSVPVLAEQAQRRGDGPAVVTPLTWLLLERAVHPTMAVRDVQLERGSLDLSADPEGVLAAETDAEGRAGSPYAGGAVRLLQQLLGVDADGSFGPQTEKAVEKLQKSADLEPTGVVDGPTWVALEKVAQQEGRLEEAPGAAAAREARVKAEKVKAEKKAAKEKKAKEAAAEKARERAAAVAGID; encoded by the coding sequence GGGCGGTCGGACGGTTAGCCGCCGCGGCGGCGCTCGCGGGGATCCTCGCGGTCACCCCGGGCCTGTCCGCCTCGGCGGACGACGCGCCGGGGGCGGTCGACTCAGCCGGTCAGGACCAGGCCGGCATCCCGGCCACCACGGCTCCGGCGCCGACTCCGACCCTGGGGGGCGCGGGTTACGGCACCAACGGCGGCTTCGGCGGTGCGGCCACCTTCGCGCCGGTCCCGATCGATCCCTCCCTCGTCCCCGACCCTCCGGTCAACAAGGACCTGCCCGAGCAGGTCGACGAGAAGGGTCCCTTCGAGCAGCAGGTCTCCTGCGACCCCGAGGACCGCCCGGGCGTGACCGCGTTCGCGCTGCTCGTCAGCGAGCACTACGACCGGCCGACCTTCTTCGGCTCCCGGCCCTGCATCGACTACGCCTCCTTCCACCACGACGGCCGTGCGCTGGACTGGCCGCTCAACGTCTGGGACCACAGCGACGTGCAGATCGCCGACGCGGTCATCCTGTGGCTGACCGGCAACGACGGCGAGATGGCCAACCGGTTCGGCATCGAGTACCTCATCTGGAACGGCCTGATCTGGAGCCAGGAGCGCGGCTGGCAGTACTACACCGGCAACCCGCACACCGACCACATCCACTTCTCCTTCACCTGGGACGGCGCCGAGATGCGCACCTCCTGGTGGACGGGCGTGGCCGTGACCCAGCCGGACCTCGGACCCTGCGACGTGATCCCGTGGCAGTACGCCCCGCTCCACACGGTGCCGCGCGTCGACCCGTGCCCGGTCGAGGACGCCCCTGCCGCACCCAGCACGGGTATCGGGCGGGTCCGGCCGGGGGAGTCCGGTGCCGGGGTGAGCATGCTCCAGAAGCTGCTCGACCTGCCCGAGACCGGCGTCCTGGACGGCACGACCCGCGCCGCGCTCCTGGACTGGCAGAGCGAGCACCACGTCCCGATGACCGGCGTCGCCGACGACTTCACGTATGCCGTGGCGCTCGGCTGGGACCTCGCCCCGCTGCCCGACGCAGCGCTGGGCGTGGCCCGGAAGGCCTGGCAGACCAGCGAGTTCACCCCCTACCTCAGGACCACCCTGACCGAGGGTGAGCAGGGCAAGGCGGTCAAGGTGCTCCAGACGGCGATCGGCGCCGAGCCGGACGGGTCGTTCGGGCCCAGGACCGCCAAGGCGCTGGCCCGCTGGGAGAAGTCCGTGCCCGTGCTGGCCGAGCAGGCCCAGCGGCGCGGTGACGGCCCGGCCGTGGTGACGCCGCTGACCTGGCTGCTGCTCGAGCGCGCCGTGCACCCCACCATGGCGGTACGCGACGTGCAGCTCGAACGCGGCTCCCTCGACCTGTCGGCCGACCCCGAAGGCGTCCTCGCCGCCGAGACGGACGCCGAAGGTCGTGCGGGCAGCCCCTACGCCGGAGGCGCGGTGAGGCTGCTCCAGCAGCTCCTGGGCGTCGACGCCGACGGCAGCTTCGGCCCGCAGACCGAGAAGGCCGTGGAGAAGCTGCAGAAGTCCGCCGACCTCGAGCCGACGGGTGTCGTCGACGGACCGACCTGGGTGGCGCTGGAGAAGGTCGCCCAGCAGGAGGGCCGCCTGGAGGAGGCGCCCGGCGCGGCCGCCGCGCGCGAGGCCCGCGTGAAGGCGGAGAAGGTCAAGGCGGAGAAGAAGGCCGCCAAGGAGAAGAAGGCCAAGGAGGCTGCCGCCGAGAAGGCCCGTGAGCGCGCCGCCGCCGTCGCGGGGATCGACTGA
- a CDS encoding App1 family protein — MARRPHPAARLEDAVRRRVNARLERRGWHERVSGYTGYGSVDRARVFARVTLSRTEPEERRTALTHAHDSLLDVAQRGWRVFLTAPATGVLVTVRLGAARASARSDRSGYVDVDLEGHGLPPGWQEASVAIDNGDSVTVSVLVVDPKVEVGLVSDIDDTVMITHLPRIFIAGWNTFVRSELVRQKVPGIASMYRALVAEDPRMPVFYLSTGAWNTAPALTRFLRRHDFPVGPMLLTDWGPTNTGWFRSGQEHKERELRRLVAEFPQISWVLVGDDGQHDPVIYGELAEEYPEEVEAICIRELTPAEQLLSSGLPVATDELLGKRADVPMLKAPNGYGLHQLLVTARGAHATGAERLPEGEVAKDQPGTAPQVRAHAIPDEDGGEEPRSA; from the coding sequence ATGGCGCGACGTCCCCACCCCGCCGCCCGGCTCGAGGACGCGGTCCGGCGCAGGGTCAACGCGCGCCTGGAGCGCCGGGGCTGGCACGAGCGGGTGTCCGGCTACACCGGCTACGGCAGCGTGGACCGGGCACGGGTCTTCGCCCGGGTCACCCTGTCGCGCACCGAGCCCGAGGAGCGGCGCACCGCCCTGACGCACGCTCATGACTCGCTGCTGGACGTCGCGCAGCGCGGCTGGCGGGTCTTCCTCACCGCTCCCGCGACCGGGGTCCTCGTCACCGTCCGGCTCGGCGCGGCGCGGGCGAGCGCGCGCAGCGACCGCAGCGGCTACGTCGACGTCGACCTCGAGGGGCACGGCCTGCCGCCCGGCTGGCAGGAGGCGAGCGTCGCGATCGACAACGGCGACTCCGTCACCGTCTCGGTGCTCGTCGTGGACCCCAAGGTCGAGGTCGGCCTGGTCAGCGACATCGACGACACCGTGATGATCACCCACCTGCCCCGCATCTTCATCGCGGGCTGGAACACCTTCGTACGCTCCGAGCTGGTCCGCCAGAAGGTGCCGGGCATCGCCTCGATGTACCGCGCCCTGGTCGCCGAGGACCCGCGCATGCCGGTCTTCTACCTGTCCACCGGCGCCTGGAACACCGCTCCCGCGCTGACCCGCTTCCTGCGCCGGCACGACTTCCCCGTCGGACCGATGCTGCTGACCGACTGGGGGCCGACCAACACCGGCTGGTTCCGCTCCGGGCAGGAGCACAAGGAGCGCGAGCTGCGCCGGCTGGTCGCCGAGTTCCCGCAGATCAGCTGGGTGCTGGTCGGCGACGACGGCCAGCACGACCCGGTCATCTACGGGGAGCTCGCCGAGGAGTACCCCGAGGAGGTCGAGGCGATCTGCATCCGCGAGCTGACCCCGGCCGAGCAGCTGCTCTCCAGCGGTCTGCCGGTGGCGACCGACGAGCTCCTCGGCAAGCGCGCCGACGTGCCGATGCTCAAGGCCCCCAACGGCTACGGGCTGCACCAGCTGCTGGTGACCGCACGGGGCGCGCACGCCACCGGCGCGGAGAGGCTGCCGGAGGGCGAGGTCGCGAAGGACCAGCCCGGGACGGCGCCCCAGGTGAGGGCGCACGCCATACCCGACGAGGACGGCGGAGAGGAGCCCCGCAGTGCCTGA
- a CDS encoding Fpg/Nei family DNA glycosylase, which translates to MPELPEVQALVDFLGERTTGRVVTDVELGSIAVLKTFDPPPDALVGRPVDAVGRRGKFVDLDVDGTHLVFHLARAGWLRWYDEVPPTRVRPGRTPIALRVRLDDGSGFDLTEAGTKKGLAAYVVTDPSAIKGVAALGPDPLAEDFSLADFAALLEGRRTQVKGLLRDQTVLAGVGNAYSDEVLHAARLSPFALAASLTEEEVARLYEALRTTLTAAVLAAEGKPAAQLKDAKRAGMNVHGRTGQACPVCGDTVREVSFADSSLQYCPTCQTGGKELADRRMSRLLR; encoded by the coding sequence GTGCCTGAGCTGCCCGAGGTGCAGGCGCTCGTCGACTTCCTGGGCGAGCGGACGACCGGTCGCGTGGTCACCGACGTCGAGCTGGGCTCGATCGCGGTCCTCAAGACCTTCGACCCGCCGCCGGACGCCCTCGTGGGCCGCCCGGTCGACGCGGTCGGCAGGCGCGGCAAGTTCGTCGACCTCGACGTCGACGGGACGCACCTGGTCTTCCACCTCGCCCGGGCGGGCTGGCTGCGCTGGTATGACGAGGTGCCGCCCACCCGCGTGCGTCCCGGCAGGACGCCGATCGCCCTGCGTGTGCGCCTCGACGACGGGTCCGGCTTCGACCTCACCGAGGCCGGCACCAAGAAGGGGCTGGCGGCCTACGTCGTGACCGACCCCTCCGCGATCAAGGGCGTCGCGGCCCTGGGTCCGGACCCGCTGGCCGAGGACTTCTCGCTGGCCGACTTCGCCGCGCTGCTCGAGGGGCGGCGCACGCAGGTCAAGGGGCTGCTGCGCGACCAGACGGTGCTGGCGGGCGTGGGCAACGCCTACTCCGACGAGGTGCTGCACGCGGCGCGGCTCTCGCCCTTCGCGCTGGCGGCCTCGCTGACCGAGGAGGAGGTGGCGCGCCTCTACGAGGCGCTGCGCACCACCCTGACCGCGGCGGTGCTGGCCGCCGAGGGCAAGCCCGCGGCCCAGCTCAAGGACGCCAAGCGGGCCGGGATGAACGTGCACGGCCGCACCGGCCAGGCCTGCCCGGTGTGCGGGGACACGGTGCGCGAGGTGTCCTTCGCCGACTCCTCGCTGCAGTACTGCCCCACCTGCCAGACCGGTGGCAAGGAGCTGGCCGACCGGCGGATGTCGCGGTTGCTGCGCTGA
- a CDS encoding OmpA family protein: protein MTKTAASFARLAGAVVAAALVLTACESAGPDPQPETTTTAGAAVTSGTPPVADDAVTTTEGSAEATAEALELNTAVPMTVPVERTWPEEIETISEGEREFTLFGVHRLDDSRAVVTGRVAGSTSDTSAAQWFEPGFFFASGGYEFSRVAVVDQEGVRHLPVRDEDDRCLCSVSTKVYTELGDEGGAPAWAVVSLPAGQDRVDVEVADVGTIQDVPVTELPQASSVPFGWNEVLTIDQVSREGGVVTARTTMANAGDFRPTYTLARHQFDFPDLQGQHCFQGLAAYGPVAPTGRMAKDTDCHTGSMVEPGEQITLEVKVADPGGEHLVVLPDAGLPVTTPAVGTASVGAAESLRTYASRAEEAGASVEQGDEVTVSLDTAVLFDFDKAKLTGKADDAIAVAVEVLREQDSRAVAVAGHTDGQGSAARNDELSEQRAEAVARALEEELGSGWDITVEWHGSSRPVADETGTEEQVEAAQARNRRVEITVR from the coding sequence ATGACCAAGACCGCCGCATCCTTCGCGCGCCTGGCCGGGGCCGTCGTCGCTGCCGCGCTCGTGCTGACCGCCTGCGAGAGCGCCGGTCCGGATCCGCAGCCGGAGACGACCACCACCGCCGGGGCGGCGGTGACCAGCGGGACGCCGCCCGTGGCCGACGATGCCGTGACGACCACGGAGGGGAGCGCGGAGGCGACGGCCGAGGCGCTGGAGCTCAACACGGCGGTGCCGATGACGGTGCCGGTCGAGCGGACCTGGCCAGAGGAGATCGAGACGATCTCTGAGGGCGAGCGGGAGTTCACCCTGTTCGGCGTGCACCGGCTGGACGACTCCAGGGCGGTGGTGACGGGTCGCGTCGCGGGGTCGACGAGCGACACCTCGGCCGCGCAGTGGTTCGAGCCCGGCTTCTTCTTCGCGTCCGGCGGCTACGAGTTCTCCCGCGTCGCCGTGGTGGACCAGGAGGGCGTGCGACACCTGCCGGTGCGGGACGAGGACGACCGGTGCCTGTGCAGCGTCTCGACCAAGGTCTACACCGAGCTCGGTGACGAGGGCGGGGCGCCGGCCTGGGCCGTGGTCTCGTTGCCGGCGGGACAGGACAGGGTCGACGTCGAGGTCGCCGACGTCGGCACCATCCAGGACGTCCCCGTCACCGAGCTGCCCCAGGCCAGCAGCGTGCCCTTCGGCTGGAACGAGGTCCTCACGATCGACCAGGTGAGTCGTGAGGGCGGGGTCGTCACCGCGCGCACCACCATGGCCAACGCCGGTGACTTCAGACCGACCTACACCCTCGCCCGGCACCAGTTCGACTTTCCCGACCTCCAGGGCCAGCACTGCTTCCAGGGCCTCGCCGCCTACGGGCCCGTCGCGCCGACCGGGCGGATGGCCAAGGACACCGACTGCCACACCGGGTCCATGGTCGAGCCGGGAGAGCAGATCACCCTGGAGGTCAAGGTCGCCGACCCCGGTGGTGAGCACCTGGTCGTCCTGCCCGACGCCGGGCTGCCGGTCACCACGCCAGCGGTGGGCACCGCGTCGGTGGGTGCTGCGGAGAGCCTGCGCACCTACGCCTCGCGGGCCGAGGAGGCGGGCGCGAGCGTCGAGCAGGGCGATGAGGTCACCGTCAGTCTCGACACCGCCGTGCTGTTCGACTTCGACAAGGCCAAGCTCACCGGCAAGGCCGACGACGCCATCGCGGTGGCGGTCGAGGTCCTGAGGGAGCAGGACTCCAGGGCGGTCGCCGTCGCCGGACACACCGACGGCCAGGGCAGCGCGGCGCGCAACGACGAGCTGTCCGAGCAGCGGGCCGAGGCGGTCGCCCGCGCGCTGGAGGAGGAGCTAGGGTCCGGCTGGGACATCACCGTGGAGTGGCACGGGTCGAGCCGGCCGGTCGCCGACGAGACCGGCACCGAGGAGCAGGTCGAGGCGGCCCAGGCACGCAACCGGCGCGTGGAGATCACCGTGCGTTGA
- a CDS encoding rhodanese-like domain-containing protein, with protein sequence MNDIPTVNVSQLPDDVLMVDVREADEWAAGHAVGAVHIPMGDVPARLDELPVTDDSLAVVCRSGARSGRVVQWLVQQGFDVVNVEGGMLSWLRHGKALTSESGQDPTVL encoded by the coding sequence ATGAACGACATCCCCACCGTCAACGTCTCCCAGTTGCCCGACGACGTCCTCATGGTCGACGTGCGCGAGGCGGACGAGTGGGCCGCCGGCCACGCTGTCGGCGCCGTGCACATCCCGATGGGCGACGTGCCGGCGCGGCTGGACGAGCTCCCCGTCACCGACGATTCGCTGGCCGTCGTCTGCCGCAGCGGTGCACGCTCGGGCCGGGTCGTGCAGTGGCTGGTCCAGCAGGGTTTCGACGTGGTCAACGTCGAGGGAGGCATGCTGTCGTGGTTGCGCCACGGCAAGGCGCTGACCAGCGAGAGCGGTCAGGACCCCACGGTCCTGTAA
- a CDS encoding HAD family hydrolase gives MEAERIDQIPVGQRVTLRRRLPDGAAGDVVGTVVAHDPEGVTLHTMRRGEVRVAYAEVVVHRVVRPVPWRIGAFLRRAGVAVLDLDGVLRTFDTSGELARVESELGLDVGAVIELAFALPEAAAMVTGRSTHAHWMAAVRARLLADAHAEEAVERLIAVWREDRGTPMGATVALVDSLVAAGTPTFVFTNGTDRVPEELEHMGLGRLVPMLINTHDMGRAKPAPQAFALAHAEVERRVGRVVDRAQVHFTDDRPGNVEAAREFGWQGRVFTPPAPGQW, from the coding sequence ATGGAAGCAGAGCGCATTGACCAGATCCCCGTCGGTCAACGCGTCACCCTGCGTCGTCGGCTCCCCGACGGGGCGGCCGGCGATGTCGTCGGCACGGTCGTGGCGCACGACCCCGAGGGCGTGACGCTGCACACGATGCGGCGGGGCGAGGTGCGCGTCGCCTACGCCGAGGTGGTCGTGCACCGGGTGGTGCGCCCCGTCCCCTGGCGGATCGGCGCGTTCCTGCGCCGGGCCGGCGTCGCGGTGCTCGACCTGGACGGCGTCCTGCGCACCTTCGACACCAGCGGTGAGCTCGCCAGGGTCGAGTCCGAGCTCGGGCTGGACGTCGGGGCGGTGATCGAGCTCGCCTTCGCGCTGCCGGAGGCGGCGGCCATGGTCACCGGACGCTCCACCCACGCCCACTGGATGGCCGCCGTGCGCGCGCGGCTCCTCGCCGACGCCCACGCCGAGGAGGCGGTGGAGCGGCTGATCGCCGTGTGGCGGGAGGACAGGGGCACGCCCATGGGTGCGACCGTGGCCCTCGTCGACTCCCTCGTCGCGGCGGGCACCCCGACCTTCGTCTTCACCAACGGCACGGACCGGGTGCCCGAGGAGCTGGAGCACATGGGCCTGGGCCGGCTGGTGCCGATGCTCATCAACACGCATGACATGGGCCGGGCCAAGCCGGCACCGCAGGCCTTCGCGCTCGCGCACGCGGAGGTCGAGCGCCGGGTCGGCCGGGTCGTCGACCGGGCGCAGGTGCACTTCACGGACGACCGCCCCGGCAACGTGGAGGCCGCCCGGGAGTTCGGCTGGCAGGGACGGGTGTTCACCCCGCCCGCGCCGGGCCAGTGGTGA
- a CDS encoding ATP-binding protein, whose translation MDPIRNPYAPGAGQRPPELAGRDEQLERFRVVLERIQRGRPERSMILTGLRGVGKTVLLNALRSTAVRARWGTGKYEARPEQGMRRPMAAALHVAVRELSHPQGGEVDHVLGVIKAFAQKDQPGAKLRDRWNPGIDVPAITGRADSGDIEIDLVELFTDVGGLAADVGKGVAVFIDEMQDLGPEDVSALCAACHELSQSALPVIVVGAGLPHLPAVLSASKSYSERLFRYNRIDRLSREEAARALQAPAEDEDAEWADGALEAMYAATGGYPYFIQAYGKEVWDLAPSSPITEEDVRVAAPEAEEELAVGFFGSRYERATPGEREYLRAMAEVASSQLAEGVDVDEVGSVATADLATHLGRKPQSLSPARDALLKKGLIYSGERGRIAFTVPHFGRYLLGQS comes from the coding sequence GTGGACCCGATCCGTAACCCCTACGCCCCAGGCGCCGGACAGCGCCCCCCCGAGCTCGCCGGCCGTGACGAGCAGCTCGAGCGATTCCGCGTGGTGCTCGAGCGCATCCAGCGCGGCCGCCCGGAGCGCTCGATGATCCTCACCGGGCTGCGGGGGGTGGGCAAGACCGTGCTGCTCAACGCGCTGCGCTCGACCGCGGTGCGGGCGCGGTGGGGGACCGGCAAGTACGAGGCGCGTCCGGAGCAGGGCATGCGCCGGCCGATGGCCGCCGCGCTGCACGTCGCCGTCCGCGAGCTCAGCCACCCGCAGGGCGGCGAGGTCGACCACGTCCTGGGCGTCATCAAGGCCTTCGCCCAGAAGGACCAGCCCGGCGCCAAGCTGCGCGACCGCTGGAACCCGGGCATCGACGTCCCGGCGATCACCGGCCGGGCGGACTCCGGCGACATCGAGATCGACCTGGTCGAACTGTTCACCGACGTCGGCGGGCTCGCGGCGGACGTGGGCAAGGGCGTGGCGGTCTTCATCGACGAGATGCAGGACCTGGGCCCCGAGGACGTCTCGGCGCTGTGCGCGGCCTGCCACGAGCTGAGCCAGTCGGCGCTGCCGGTGATCGTGGTCGGCGCGGGGCTGCCGCACCTGCCGGCGGTGCTGTCGGCGAGCAAGTCCTACTCCGAGCGGCTCTTCCGCTACAACCGCATCGACCGGCTCTCTCGCGAGGAGGCCGCCCGTGCGCTGCAGGCGCCGGCCGAGGACGAGGACGCCGAGTGGGCCGACGGTGCGCTGGAGGCGATGTATGCCGCGACCGGCGGCTACCCCTACTTCATCCAGGCCTACGGCAAGGAGGTGTGGGACCTGGCGCCGTCCTCGCCCATCACCGAGGAGGACGTCCGCGTGGCCGCGCCCGAGGCGGAGGAGGAGCTCGCCGTGGGCTTCTTCGGGTCGCGCTACGAGCGGGCCACGCCGGGGGAGCGGGAGTACCTGCGGGCGATGGCCGAGGTGGCCTCGTCCCAGCTCGCGGAGGGCGTTGACGTCGACGAGGTGGGCTCGGTGGCGACCGCCGACCTGGCCACGCACCTGGGTCGCAAGCCGCAGTCCCTGTCCCCGGCGCGCGACGCGCTGCTGAAGAAGGGTCTGATCTACTCCGGCGAGCGGGGCCGGATCGCGTTCACGGTGCCGCACTTCGGGCGGTATCTGCTGGGGCAGTCGTGA
- a CDS encoding ribbon-helix-helix domain-containing protein, which yields MKVSVSLSEEDLAALDRYVEEAGLESRSAAVQQAIRRLQDPQLEAAYADAWEEWAVAGDEDVWASASSDGLTDAAR from the coding sequence ATGAAGGTGAGCGTGAGTCTGAGCGAGGAGGATCTCGCGGCCCTCGACCGGTACGTCGAAGAAGCTGGCCTGGAGTCGAGGTCCGCTGCCGTCCAGCAGGCCATCCGCCGCCTGCAGGACCCGCAGCTGGAGGCGGCCTATGCCGACGCCTGGGAGGAGTGGGCCGTCGCGGGGGACGAGGACGTGTGGGCATCAGCGTCCTCGGACGGGCTTACCGATGCTGCGCGGTGA
- a CDS encoding type II toxin-antitoxin system PemK/MazF family toxin, which produces MLRGEILLVDLDPVRGSEANKRRPAVLVSNERANTMGQRLGRGVVSVVPVTSNVERVFPFQVLLPADETGLRVDSKAQAEQVRSVAVERVGSAVGRVPPRLMAAVDEALRLHLQL; this is translated from the coding sequence ATGCTGCGCGGTGAGATCCTTCTCGTCGATCTGGATCCAGTGCGCGGGAGCGAGGCCAACAAGCGGCGCCCCGCGGTGCTCGTCAGCAATGAGCGGGCGAACACCATGGGTCAACGACTCGGTCGTGGAGTAGTCAGCGTCGTGCCCGTCACCAGCAACGTGGAGCGGGTCTTCCCGTTCCAGGTGTTGCTGCCAGCTGACGAGACAGGACTGCGGGTGGACTCCAAGGCCCAGGCGGAGCAGGTGCGCTCGGTCGCAGTCGAGCGGGTCGGTTCTGCGGTAGGCCGGGTGCCGCCCCGCCTCATGGCTGCGGTCGACGAGGCGTTGCGACTCCATCTGCAGCTATGA
- a CDS encoding HepT-like ribonuclease domain-containing protein, translating to MSRSEQERFIDILHAIERCQNYTQHLDSEDLRAMAYDAVLRNLAVIGEAIRALPSETRDRAPEVPWGAIAGLRNVVVHEYFRIDPALILDIIDNQLGPLADRLRQF from the coding sequence GTGAGTCGATCCGAGCAGGAACGATTCATCGACATCTTGCACGCCATCGAGCGCTGTCAGAACTACACACAGCATCTTGACTCCGAGGACCTCCGAGCGATGGCCTACGACGCTGTGCTGCGCAACCTTGCCGTGATCGGTGAGGCGATTCGGGCGCTACCCAGCGAGACGCGCGACCGCGCACCAGAGGTCCCATGGGGAGCGATTGCAGGTCTGCGCAACGTCGTCGTGCACGAGTACTTCCGCATAGATCCCGCGCTGATCCTCGACATCATCGACAACCAGCTCGGGCCTCTGGCTGACCGCCTTCGCCAGTTCTAA
- a CDS encoding nucleotidyltransferase family protein, whose protein sequence is MSTVTSDSVALRAALAAHRGALDEILQHYGATNPRLFGSVARGDATADSDLDILVDLLPDAGNPLLRVAGIGEDLSEVLERRVDVVTAALLRDEVSATALADAVPL, encoded by the coding sequence ATGAGCACCGTCACGTCCGACAGCGTCGCCCTTCGTGCGGCTCTTGCCGCGCACCGTGGCGCCCTCGACGAGATCCTCCAGCATTACGGTGCGACGAATCCGAGGCTGTTCGGCTCGGTTGCCCGCGGCGACGCCACCGCCGACAGCGACCTCGACATCCTCGTGGACCTGCTGCCCGACGCGGGGAATCCTCTGTTGCGCGTAGCCGGTATCGGTGAGGACCTCAGCGAGGTCCTGGAGCGACGGGTCGACGTGGTTACCGCGGCCTTGTTACGGGACGAGGTATCAGCCACCGCACTGGCAGATGCGGTACCGCTGTGA